In Serratia sp. FDAARGOS_506, a genomic segment contains:
- the thpR gene encoding RNA 2',3'-cyclic phosphodiesterase: MSNSRRLFFALSLPDALQQQVIRWRAEAFSPEAGRPVAAANLHLTLAFLGEVTAQKELALRKLAGRIVQPGFSMRLDDLGHWPRPGVVWLGTRRAPRGLLQLAELLRSQAARNGCHQSALPFHPHITLLRAATQPVAIPPATPGWAFSADAFSLYESVFENGRTRYQHLEQWPLAKQASA, from the coding sequence ATGTCCAATTCGCGCCGCCTGTTTTTCGCCCTGTCCTTGCCTGATGCCCTGCAACAGCAGGTGATCCGCTGGCGTGCCGAGGCGTTTTCGCCGGAAGCCGGCCGGCCGGTGGCGGCGGCTAATTTGCACCTGACGCTGGCGTTTCTCGGCGAGGTCACCGCACAGAAAGAGCTGGCATTGCGCAAGCTGGCCGGCCGCATCGTTCAACCCGGCTTCAGCATGCGGCTCGACGATCTCGGCCATTGGCCGCGCCCCGGCGTGGTCTGGCTCGGTACCCGCCGCGCGCCGCGCGGGCTGCTGCAACTGGCCGAGCTGCTGCGTTCGCAGGCCGCCCGCAACGGCTGCCACCAAAGCGCATTGCCGTTCCATCCGCACATCACGCTGCTGCGCGCCGCTACCCAGCCGGTGGCGATCCCGCCGGCGACGCCAGGCTGGGCGTTCAGCGCCGACGCCTTTTCCTTATATGAGTCGGTGTTCGAAAACGGCCGCACCCGCTATCAACACCTCGAACAGTGGCCGCTGGCCAAGCAGGCATCCGCATGA